In Micromonospora sp. LH3U1, one genomic interval encodes:
- a CDS encoding glutamate mutase L — MTLAVCADVGSTYTKVAVVDLAAGVLVGAAASPTTVGTDVLHGLDAAVAAATAGLGVPDAPWYVCSSAGGGLRLAVIGYEPLVTAQAGRRVGLSAGAHVVHVAAGRLGAADLTALRAARPDVVLLVGGTDGGDAETITHNATRLARARWRVPVVFAGNGDVREQLTGLLEAAGVPVTGAENVLPRIGVLAPASARAAIRAVFLRHVIGGKRLSKGTRFARLVRAATPDAVLTGVEVLADTIGGDLAVVDVGGATTDVYSVLTPDERATGPGREVAGSLWRARTVEGDLGMRWSAPGVVRAAVEERLLAAGESDDLAAAAARRAADPAFLAVDDVERAVDRRIATLAATVALRRHARGASTGERAGRDLRDVRLMVGSGGVLRHAPPDASGQVLAAVLADHAGGWALPRAAAAVVDADYVLAAGGLLAEEHRAAAGALLRHHLRAH, encoded by the coding sequence GTGACCCTGGCGGTCTGCGCGGACGTCGGGTCCACGTACACCAAGGTGGCGGTGGTGGATCTGGCCGCGGGTGTGCTGGTGGGCGCGGCGGCGTCGCCCACCACGGTGGGCACCGACGTGCTGCACGGCCTGGACGCCGCGGTGGCGGCGGCCACCGCCGGGCTCGGTGTGCCCGACGCGCCGTGGTACGTGTGCTCGTCGGCCGGTGGTGGGCTGCGGCTGGCCGTGATCGGCTACGAGCCGCTGGTCACCGCGCAGGCGGGCCGGCGGGTCGGGTTGTCCGCCGGGGCGCACGTGGTGCACGTGGCGGCCGGTCGGCTCGGCGCGGCGGACCTGACGGCGTTGCGGGCGGCCCGACCGGACGTGGTGCTGCTGGTCGGCGGCACCGACGGCGGTGACGCCGAGACGATCACCCACAACGCGACCCGGCTGGCCCGTGCCCGTTGGCGGGTGCCGGTGGTGTTCGCCGGCAACGGCGACGTCCGCGAACAGCTGACCGGGCTGCTGGAGGCCGCCGGTGTGCCCGTGACGGGCGCGGAGAACGTCCTGCCGCGCATCGGGGTGCTCGCACCGGCGTCGGCGCGGGCGGCGATCCGTGCGGTGTTCCTGCGCCACGTCATCGGTGGGAAACGGCTGTCGAAGGGCACCCGGTTCGCGCGGCTGGTACGGGCGGCCACCCCCGACGCGGTGCTCACCGGCGTGGAGGTGCTCGCCGACACCATCGGCGGTGACCTCGCCGTGGTCGACGTGGGCGGGGCCACCACCGACGTGTATTCGGTGCTCACCCCCGACGAGCGGGCCACCGGGCCCGGTCGGGAGGTCGCCGGCAGCCTGTGGCGGGCCCGCACCGTCGAGGGCGACCTGGGCATGCGGTGGAGCGCCCCCGGGGTCGTACGCGCGGCCGTCGAAGAGCGGCTGCTCGCCGCGGGTGAGTCCGACGACCTGGCGGCCGCCGCGGCACGCCGGGCCGCCGACCCGGCGTTCCTGGCCGTCGACGACGTCGAGCGGGCCGTGGACCGGCGCATCGCCACCCTCGCGGCGACGGTGGCGTTGCGGCGGCACGCCCGGGGCGCCTCCACGGGCGAGCGGGCCGGGCGGGACCTGCGCGACGTGCGACTGATGGTGGGTTCCGGTGGGGTGCTGCGGCACGCGCCGCCGGACGCGTCCGGGCAGGTGCTGGCGGCGGTCCTCGCCGATCACGCCGGCGGTTGGGCGTTGCCACGCGCCGCCGCCGCGGTGGTCGACGCCGACTATGTGCTGGCCGCCGGGGGGTTGCTCGCCGAGGAGCATCGGGCGGCGGCCGGGGCGCTGCTGCGCCACCATCTCCGCGCGCATTGA
- a CDS encoding polyprenol monophosphomannose synthase: protein MIQATDTIRRPGEVPGVGRVLVVIPTYNEADNIAAIVGRVRRAAPAVQILIADDNSPDGTGAIADALADGDAHVQVLHRQGKEGLGAAYLAGFGWARERGYQAVVEMDADGSHAPEDLPALLDAARDADVVIGSRWTSGAQVLNWPLRRLLLSRCGNLYARLALGMPVSDATGGYRVYRISALDAIDLGSVTSQGYSFQVELSRLAHQAGVRIVEVPITFAERERGDSKMSPRIVAEALWRITAWGVQDRRQAVRRGLHGTATGQARWP from the coding sequence GTGATCCAGGCGACCGATACGATCCGACGTCCGGGTGAGGTACCCGGTGTGGGCCGGGTGCTGGTGGTGATCCCCACCTACAACGAGGCCGACAACATCGCCGCGATCGTGGGCCGGGTCCGGCGCGCCGCCCCGGCGGTGCAGATCCTCATCGCCGACGACAACAGCCCCGACGGCACCGGCGCGATCGCCGACGCGCTCGCCGACGGCGACGCGCACGTGCAGGTGCTGCACCGCCAGGGCAAAGAGGGCCTCGGCGCGGCGTACCTGGCCGGGTTCGGTTGGGCGCGGGAACGCGGCTACCAGGCGGTCGTGGAGATGGACGCCGACGGTTCCCACGCCCCGGAGGACCTGCCGGCGCTGCTGGACGCGGCCCGTGACGCCGACGTGGTGATCGGGTCGCGGTGGACCAGCGGCGCGCAGGTGCTCAACTGGCCGCTGCGGCGGTTGCTGCTGTCGCGCTGCGGCAACCTGTACGCGCGTCTCGCGCTGGGCATGCCGGTCTCGGATGCCACCGGCGGCTACCGGGTGTACCGGATCAGCGCGTTGGACGCCATCGACCTGGGGTCGGTGACCTCGCAGGGCTACTCGTTCCAGGTGGAGTTGTCCCGGCTGGCGCACCAGGCGGGGGTGCGGATCGTGGAGGTGCCGATCACCTTCGCCGAACGGGAACGCGGGGACAGCAAGATGAGCCCGCGGATCGTGGCCGAGGCGCTGTGGCGGATCACCGCCTGGGGTGTGCAGGACCGGCGGCAGGCGGTACGCCGCGGCCTGCACGGCACCGCCACCGGTCAGGCCCGGTGGCCGTGA
- a CDS encoding FxsA family protein — translation MRRGLKFVPLALLLAVVLELAVFVGVGRALGFGAAVLLVFAASLLGLVLMRREGMRAWRGFRSAATAGQPPGRQVTDGLVGLAGAMLLAVPGLVSGLLGLLLLVPPVRRLARAGVQRVTERRVSSMVAGDLFGPRTVRVRQGAPQPTPQPEQPVVVDGGRAIEGEIIEPRRH, via the coding sequence ATGCGCCGAGGACTGAAGTTCGTACCGTTGGCCCTGTTGCTGGCGGTGGTGCTGGAGCTGGCGGTGTTCGTCGGTGTGGGGCGGGCGCTGGGGTTCGGGGCGGCGGTGTTGCTGGTGTTCGCCGCGTCCCTGCTGGGGCTGGTGCTGATGCGCCGCGAGGGAATGCGCGCCTGGCGCGGTTTCCGCTCCGCCGCCACCGCGGGGCAACCACCGGGTCGGCAGGTGACCGACGGGCTGGTGGGGTTGGCCGGGGCGATGTTGCTCGCGGTGCCCGGTCTGGTCAGCGGGCTGCTCGGGCTGCTGTTGCTGGTGCCGCCGGTGCGTCGGCTGGCCCGGGCCGGGGTGCAACGCGTCACCGAGCGGCGGGTGTCGTCGATGGTCGCCGGTGACCTGTTCGGGCCCCGCACCGTGCGGGTGCGCCAGGGCGCGCCGCAACCGACCCCGCAGCCGGAACAGCCGGTGGTGGTCGACGGCGGCCGGGCGATCGAGGGCGAGATCATCGAGCCCCGTCGCCACTGA